In one window of Frigoriglobus tundricola DNA:
- a CDS encoding 2,3-oxidosqualene cyclase, which produces MVWCPVVTAQVAIARHVVGLPFSAEDAARIVLHFERTQTADGAFGLHPEHRGSVFVTSLVYVAARLLGVSADHALTASARRWLHSRAGGVLSVPTWGKFWLALLGLYGRDGLRPLVPELVLLPGAVPVHPIRFYCHTRYVYLAMSLLQGGRVQFDMGPIADDLRRELYGPVGPPVSFREHRYHLAAEDTFEPPNLLIRVAERVMGWYDRFPNPRLRERALRKCADLIARDLRATEYLTLSPVNGVLNALALHARGADRAEVARCVEGFEFYRLDDDARGLRYAGGRTRVWDTGFAVEALLANPVVAHEHRDALHATYRFLAAHQMTRSVAARDPHFPDTAEGGWCLGDAAHSWPVSDCTAEALAAVIGMHAVIDPPERVPDPRLASAADFILSRQNQDGGFGSYERARGPRWLERLNPAEMFIRCMTDQSYVECTGSCLVALSRFRTAVPTHAPKRLARAITRGVRFLLSRQRTDGAFPGAWGVYLTYGTFHAVRGLRAAGYSPTGPALRRAADWLIRHQKPDGGWGEHFSGCLRQEYVEHPESQATMTSWALLALTELVGTGHPAVQRGAEWLGGHQSATGSWPREAVNGVFFGTAMLDYDLYRAYFPAWALARIAQR; this is translated from the coding sequence ATGGTGTGGTGCCCGGTGGTGACCGCGCAGGTCGCGATCGCGCGCCATGTCGTTGGTCTCCCGTTCTCGGCGGAAGATGCCGCACGGATCGTCCTCCACTTCGAGCGGACACAAACTGCCGACGGCGCTTTCGGTCTGCACCCCGAACACCGCGGCTCGGTTTTCGTCACATCGCTTGTTTATGTCGCCGCGCGCCTGCTGGGTGTGAGTGCGGATCACGCACTCACGGCGTCCGCCCGACGGTGGCTGCACTCCCGTGCGGGCGGCGTGTTATCGGTTCCGACGTGGGGCAAATTCTGGCTCGCCCTCCTCGGCCTGTACGGGCGCGACGGCCTCCGCCCGCTCGTGCCGGAACTCGTGCTGCTGCCCGGTGCCGTACCGGTCCACCCCATCCGGTTTTACTGCCACACGCGGTACGTCTACCTCGCCATGTCGCTCCTTCAGGGCGGCCGCGTGCAGTTCGATATGGGTCCGATCGCCGATGACTTGCGGCGCGAACTTTACGGCCCCGTCGGACCGCCCGTGAGCTTCCGTGAGCACCGCTACCACCTCGCGGCAGAAGACACGTTCGAGCCCCCGAACCTTCTCATTCGCGTGGCGGAACGTGTCATGGGCTGGTACGACCGGTTCCCGAATCCCCGCTTGCGCGAACGCGCTCTCCGTAAGTGCGCCGACCTCATCGCCCGGGACCTCCGCGCGACCGAATACTTGACGCTCTCTCCGGTGAACGGGGTGTTGAACGCACTGGCCCTTCACGCGCGGGGAGCCGACCGGGCCGAAGTCGCCCGGTGCGTGGAGGGCTTCGAGTTCTACCGGCTCGATGACGACGCCCGCGGCCTGCGCTACGCCGGCGGACGCACCCGCGTTTGGGACACCGGTTTTGCTGTGGAGGCGTTGCTCGCGAATCCCGTTGTGGCGCACGAACACCGCGACGCACTCCATGCCACTTACCGCTTTCTGGCGGCGCACCAGATGACGCGATCGGTGGCGGCGCGTGACCCACACTTCCCCGACACGGCCGAAGGTGGCTGGTGCCTCGGCGATGCCGCCCACTCATGGCCGGTCAGCGACTGCACCGCAGAGGCGCTCGCGGCCGTGATCGGGATGCACGCGGTCATCGACCCGCCGGAGCGCGTTCCCGATCCGCGCCTGGCTTCGGCCGCGGATTTCATCCTTTCGCGCCAGAACCAAGACGGCGGCTTCGGTTCCTACGAGCGCGCACGCGGCCCGCGCTGGCTCGAACGGCTCAACCCGGCGGAGATGTTCATCCGCTGCATGACGGACCAGTCCTACGTCGAATGCACTGGGTCGTGCCTCGTCGCGCTGTCTCGCTTCCGCACAGCGGTGCCCACCCACGCGCCGAAGCGCCTGGCACGGGCCATCACACGCGGCGTGCGGTTTCTCCTGAGCCGCCAGCGCACGGACGGCGCGTTCCCGGGCGCATGGGGCGTATACTTGACCTATGGCACGTTCCATGCGGTTCGCGGCTTGCGGGCGGCGGGTTACTCGCCGACCGGCCCCGCGCTCCGTCGCGCGGCTGACTGGCTCATCCGGCACCAGAAGCCCGACGGCGGTTGGGGCGAACACTTCAGCGGTTGTTTGCGACAGGAATACGTGGAGCACCCGGAATCGCAGGCGACGATGACGAGTTGGGCGCTGCTCGCACTGACGGAGTTGGTGGGCACAGGCCATCCGGCGGTCCAGCGCGGCGCCGAGTGGCTCGGCGGGCACCAATCGGCAACCGGTTCGTGGCCGCGTGAAGCGGTGAACGGGGTCTTCTTCGGAACGGCCATGCTCGACTACGATCTGTACCGCGCGTACTTTCCCGCATGGGCGCTGGCCCGTATCGCACAGCGATGA
- a CDS encoding FAD-dependent oxidoreductase, whose protein sequence is MRQFSTPDAPHPPERISADVAIVGGGPVGCATALAFARSGRRVCLVDAAAPSGRLAGEWLHPTGVGVLAALGVDLTAVGVPHTRGRGFAIFPKGAEPIVLPYVGGEFGVGCQHHLLVEALQRAIAARPEITVLSGCRVSQVARGGVTAVTPDRNRTIPITANLIVGADGRQSVVRQALGYSGACQPVSYMAGVLIDSAALPFAEFGNVFLGGPGPALAFRVNETQARVCIDVPADRVAWIRCPADLLAAYRHTLPESIHEACGRALASGPPAVAANQWLRRRRYGRTGIALVGDAVGHCHPLCAVGMSVGFLDAITLANSSSVEDYAAARRAGGRVPELLSMGLYDLFASSDAGSAELREAVYHLWRTSAAARRDTMRLLALREMRQAALGVTFARLLTAASKRLATGVFGRPIAQTLATVAGFGRWAGWYARESFPR, encoded by the coding sequence ATGCGTCAATTCTCCACGCCCGACGCTCCCCATCCGCCTGAACGCATTTCGGCCGATGTCGCCATTGTGGGCGGCGGCCCGGTCGGCTGTGCGACCGCCCTCGCGTTTGCCCGATCCGGCCGGCGCGTCTGCCTCGTGGACGCCGCCGCCCCGTCCGGGCGCCTCGCCGGGGAATGGCTGCACCCCACCGGCGTGGGTGTTCTCGCCGCCCTCGGCGTCGATCTGACCGCGGTCGGCGTGCCCCACACGCGCGGCCGCGGGTTCGCCATTTTTCCGAAGGGCGCGGAGCCGATCGTCCTCCCCTACGTCGGCGGCGAGTTCGGGGTCGGCTGCCAGCACCATCTGTTGGTCGAAGCGCTTCAGCGGGCCATCGCAGCGCGTCCCGAGATCACCGTGTTGTCTGGCTGCCGGGTCTCACAGGTTGCCCGCGGCGGGGTGACCGCCGTGACCCCGGACCGGAACCGGACGATCCCCATCACGGCCAACTTGATCGTCGGTGCGGACGGGCGTCAATCGGTGGTGCGGCAGGCGCTCGGATATTCGGGCGCGTGCCAGCCGGTGTCCTACATGGCCGGCGTGCTGATCGACTCGGCCGCCCTGCCCTTCGCCGAGTTCGGCAACGTGTTCCTCGGCGGTCCCGGTCCGGCGCTGGCGTTCCGCGTGAACGAAACGCAGGCGCGGGTGTGCATCGACGTTCCGGCCGATCGTGTCGCGTGGATCCGGTGCCCGGCGGACCTGCTCGCCGCGTACCGGCACACGTTACCCGAGAGCATCCACGAGGCGTGCGGCCGGGCACTCGCCAGCGGCCCCCCGGCGGTCGCTGCGAACCAGTGGTTGCGGCGCCGCCGCTACGGCCGCACCGGGATCGCCCTCGTGGGCGACGCCGTCGGCCACTGCCACCCGCTGTGCGCGGTCGGTATGTCGGTGGGCTTCCTCGACGCGATCACACTGGCGAACAGTTCGTCGGTCGAAGACTACGCCGCGGCGCGGCGGGCCGGGGGGCGGGTGCCCGAACTGTTGTCGATGGGGCTGTACGACCTGTTCGCGAGTTCGGACGCCGGCTCCGCCGAACTCCGCGAGGCCGTTTATCATTTGTGGCGCACGTCGGCCGCCGCGCGCCGCGACACGATGCGCCTTCTGGCCCTACGCGAGATGAGACAAGCGGCGCTGGGAGTGACCTTTGCCCGGCTGCTGACGGCGGCATCGAAACGATTGGCGACCGGCGTATTCGGGCGCCCCATCGCCCAGACGCTCGCCACCGTCGCCGGCTTCGGCCGCTGGGCGGGATGGTACGCCCGCGAGAGCTTCCCCCGCTGA
- a CDS encoding cytochrome c produces MRSVVLLTALLVFALGGGSHTGVVPRSATARADEKPAPGPVPVQTSMHDFMEGVFQGPYRRLKTGMAAEPKDNAGWKVIRSEALILAEGGNLLHARKPEKDVDQWVKFSTGTRDTGADLYKAAKAKDYAAAKKAYQAMLGQCNACHKLFDDGNHQLTP; encoded by the coding sequence ATGCGTTCCGTCGTACTCCTCACTGCGCTCCTTGTGTTTGCTCTCGGTGGCGGCTCCCATACCGGCGTGGTCCCGCGCTCGGCCACGGCCCGTGCGGACGAGAAACCCGCACCGGGACCCGTTCCCGTGCAGACGAGCATGCACGATTTCATGGAAGGCGTGTTTCAGGGCCCGTACCGGCGCCTCAAAACGGGGATGGCCGCTGAACCGAAGGACAACGCCGGCTGGAAAGTGATCCGGTCCGAGGCGCTGATCCTCGCCGAAGGCGGGAACCTGCTGCACGCCCGGAAACCGGAGAAGGACGTGGACCAGTGGGTCAAGTTCAGCACCGGAACCCGCGACACGGGAGCCGACCTGTACAAGGCCGCGAAAGCGAAGGACTACGCCGCGGCAAAGAAGGCGTACCAGGCGATGCTCGGCCAGTGCAACGCGTGTCACAAGCTGTTCGACGACGGGAACCACCAGTTGACCCCGTGA
- a CDS encoding S1C family serine protease codes for MRRSLALFAGIIGLVSSARSEDGIPPDTVTAVKRATVFVQVVRPEGAGSGSGFVISVSKDAVLIATNYHVIGPDDFDKKPRLPPAEFVKSLKVPAVTVVFDSGMKTEWSAKAEVIAGDPVNDLAVLRVTGVKNPPKPIEYATPPKLVETMQVYSFGFPFGQALATGKGSPAVTVGKATVSSLRLDDDGELNTVQLDGAINPGNSGGPVVDTKGRLVGVAVATVRGAGIGFAVPAPELGKMMKGRLDGFRMTGTKTADNKLALKAEVGVLDPTGGVRGGALHYVIVPPKGNKPKAGEAIAKMAGARSVPLKVSGGVATGELTLDKAEGDLYVQAVPEGGAGAAGTSRVGNYALTLPKAAGAVVLGPAGTVAPGAGAGEVPPPNGWKEHVAGNKTFICWVPVKVKSQNERSRTSTRGQMRMSHTTLVIDVGPADPTYVIEQITITTVPRRALDQAELTPVLRELILNEVPGGKLTRELDTTMGRFPGKEYLVEKGGGGLRARAFVIGNGLYIIQAMGTRAQLEGAEGTTFLDSVRLQARPPAGGAGAIAGGGGGDPQFRDAVPLGATLVGLEISVAKAAPNAVKGVRAVFLAGDKETYGEWRGAAPSADTETVKLVAKPDYAVGSINARTTPVIHGLSVTFMKVADGKLDPKDTYESEWVGPKDGVGQGPITVGGRGDLALGFIGRTNGTTLTGVGLLYPDTAKKGPDAVAGGPGATGTGTAPQMVGGRTDPEFRDPAPPGGTLIGLEVGVGRLGPNSSVKAVRGVFRVGEKETLGAWHGPSGDDVITERVRLVARPGYAVGALNVRTGPGVYGLSVTFMKEANGKLEPADAYESDWAGAAIGLGPLKVGGTGELARGVSGRKAATTLSAVGLVFGDVGRLEPAPPSAPAPGAMVGDKPAADVGIAAAPPAAVRPGERGPRIQGGGGDPEVRDHAPADGVLVGFHVGLGKFINNDTIKALRPIYRVGDKDSNGVPFGTNPVGLVKVLAKPGYAVGAITVKTGLGIDGMSVTFMKLVDGKLDPTDAYESAWIGGMGGGGPAKIGDGSLVVGVLIKGRGDTVNGVGLIYTDTNKPGLDGAWPAGRPTAIQGGGGDTEFREVGPEGSLLVGLEVGVGRFFDNPVVSTLRPIFRVDDKDTEGEWHGMPKEGTVKETVRVVAKPGYAVAAITAKTGLGMDGLSVTFMKVVDGKFDPRSSYESEWVGGKGGGGPVTIRTDGPLVIGLIGKARADTVSGVGLLLFQAPKKK; via the coding sequence ATGCGCCGTTCGCTCGCCCTGTTCGCCGGAATCATCGGACTCGTCTCCTCCGCGCGGAGCGAAGACGGCATCCCGCCCGACACCGTGACCGCGGTGAAACGCGCGACCGTGTTCGTCCAGGTGGTGCGGCCGGAAGGCGCCGGCAGCGGCTCCGGGTTCGTCATTTCCGTGTCGAAGGACGCGGTCCTCATCGCCACGAACTACCACGTCATCGGCCCGGACGACTTCGACAAGAAGCCGCGGCTCCCGCCCGCGGAGTTCGTCAAGAGCCTGAAGGTGCCGGCCGTCACTGTCGTGTTCGATAGCGGCATGAAAACGGAATGGTCGGCGAAGGCGGAGGTGATCGCGGGCGACCCGGTCAACGACCTCGCCGTCCTCCGCGTCACCGGCGTGAAAAACCCGCCGAAGCCCATCGAGTACGCCACCCCACCTAAGCTGGTGGAGACGATGCAGGTGTACTCGTTCGGGTTCCCGTTCGGTCAGGCGCTCGCGACCGGAAAGGGCTCGCCCGCTGTTACGGTCGGCAAGGCGACGGTGTCCAGCCTGCGGCTGGACGACGACGGCGAACTCAACACGGTGCAACTCGACGGGGCGATCAACCCCGGCAACAGCGGCGGGCCGGTCGTGGACACGAAGGGGCGGCTCGTCGGCGTCGCCGTCGCCACGGTCCGGGGCGCCGGCATCGGGTTCGCGGTTCCGGCGCCGGAACTGGGCAAAATGATGAAGGGCCGGCTCGACGGGTTCCGGATGACCGGAACCAAAACCGCCGACAACAAACTCGCACTGAAAGCGGAAGTGGGTGTTCTCGATCCGACCGGAGGGGTCCGCGGGGGCGCGCTCCACTACGTCATCGTGCCGCCGAAGGGCAACAAACCGAAAGCGGGCGAAGCGATCGCGAAAATGGCCGGTGCCCGGTCGGTTCCGCTCAAGGTGTCGGGCGGCGTGGCGACCGGCGAATTGACGTTGGACAAGGCCGAAGGCGACCTGTACGTGCAAGCCGTTCCGGAGGGCGGGGCCGGTGCGGCCGGCACGAGCCGGGTGGGGAACTACGCGCTCACACTGCCGAAAGCCGCCGGGGCGGTCGTGCTCGGTCCGGCCGGGACAGTCGCGCCGGGCGCCGGGGCGGGTGAGGTGCCCCCTCCGAACGGCTGGAAAGAACACGTCGCGGGCAACAAGACGTTCATCTGCTGGGTGCCGGTGAAGGTGAAGAGCCAGAACGAGCGGTCACGAACGTCCACCAGGGGGCAAATGCGCATGTCGCATACGACCCTGGTCATCGACGTCGGCCCCGCCGATCCCACATACGTGATCGAGCAGATCACCATTACCACTGTACCGCGTCGGGCGCTCGATCAGGCGGAACTGACACCGGTCCTTCGCGAACTCATCTTGAACGAGGTTCCCGGCGGCAAGCTGACCCGCGAACTCGACACCACGATGGGTCGGTTTCCCGGCAAGGAGTACCTCGTCGAGAAGGGCGGCGGCGGGCTGCGCGCGCGGGCCTTCGTCATCGGGAACGGGCTGTACATCATTCAGGCTATGGGCACCCGGGCGCAGCTTGAGGGGGCTGAGGGCACGACGTTCCTCGATTCGGTCCGGCTCCAGGCGCGGCCGCCGGCCGGCGGGGCGGGGGCCATCGCGGGCGGGGGCGGCGGCGATCCCCAGTTCAGGGACGCGGTTCCACTCGGAGCCACACTGGTCGGGTTGGAAATCAGTGTCGCCAAGGCCGCGCCGAACGCGGTCAAGGGCGTGCGCGCGGTGTTCCTGGCCGGTGACAAGGAGACCTACGGCGAGTGGCGCGGGGCGGCCCCGAGCGCCGACACCGAGACCGTGAAACTCGTCGCCAAGCCGGACTACGCGGTCGGTTCGATCAACGCGCGGACCACGCCGGTGATTCACGGGCTGTCGGTCACATTCATGAAGGTCGCGGACGGGAAGCTCGATCCGAAGGACACCTACGAGAGCGAGTGGGTCGGGCCGAAAGACGGCGTCGGGCAGGGGCCGATCACGGTTGGCGGGAGAGGTGATCTGGCCCTCGGCTTCATTGGCCGGACCAACGGGACGACCTTGACCGGTGTCGGCCTGCTGTACCCTGACACCGCCAAGAAGGGGCCGGACGCGGTCGCGGGCGGCCCTGGCGCGACGGGCACCGGGACCGCGCCTCAAATGGTCGGCGGGCGAACCGACCCCGAGTTCCGCGACCCCGCTCCGCCCGGCGGCACGCTCATCGGACTGGAGGTCGGGGTCGGCAGACTCGGCCCGAACAGTTCGGTCAAGGCCGTTCGGGGGGTCTTCCGCGTGGGCGAGAAAGAGACGCTCGGCGCGTGGCACGGTCCTTCGGGGGACGACGTCATCACGGAACGGGTACGCTTGGTCGCACGGCCCGGGTACGCTGTCGGCGCGCTCAACGTGCGCACCGGACCCGGTGTGTACGGGCTGTCGGTTACCTTCATGAAAGAAGCGAACGGGAAGCTGGAGCCGGCCGACGCCTACGAGAGCGATTGGGCCGGGGCCGCCATCGGCCTCGGGCCGCTGAAAGTTGGTGGCACGGGCGAGTTGGCCCGTGGCGTCTCGGGGCGAAAGGCCGCTACCACCCTCAGCGCCGTGGGCCTCGTGTTCGGAGACGTCGGCCGGCTCGAACCGGCGCCGCCGTCCGCCCCGGCCCCGGGGGCTATGGTTGGCGACAAGCCCGCCGCAGATGTCGGGATCGCAGCGGCGCCGCCCGCGGCGGTCCGCCCCGGCGAGCGCGGGCCGCGCATCCAGGGGGGCGGCGGTGATCCCGAGGTCCGCGACCACGCCCCGGCCGACGGCGTGCTGGTCGGCTTCCACGTCGGGCTCGGCAAGTTCATCAACAACGACACCATCAAGGCGCTCCGCCCGATCTACCGCGTCGGTGACAAGGACTCGAACGGCGTACCTTTTGGCACCAACCCGGTCGGGCTCGTGAAGGTCCTCGCGAAGCCCGGATACGCCGTTGGCGCGATCACCGTCAAAACGGGCCTGGGTATCGACGGGATGTCGGTCACGTTCATGAAGCTCGTGGACGGCAAGCTGGACCCGACGGACGCGTACGAGAGCGCGTGGATCGGCGGCATGGGCGGCGGCGGGCCGGCGAAGATCGGCGACGGCTCGCTCGTGGTCGGCGTGCTGATCAAGGGCAGGGGCGACACCGTGAACGGCGTGGGGCTGATCTACACCGACACTAACAAGCCGGGGCTGGACGGCGCCTGGCCGGCGGGGCGACCGACGGCGATCCAGGGCGGCGGGGGCGACACCGAGTTCCGCGAGGTCGGTCCGGAGGGGTCGCTCCTGGTCGGTTTGGAGGTCGGGGTCGGCCGCTTCTTCGATAACCCGGTCGTGTCGACACTGCGGCCGATCTTCCGGGTCGATGACAAGGACACCGAGGGCGAGTGGCACGGCATGCCCAAGGAGGGAACCGTGAAGGAAACGGTGAGAGTGGTCGCGAAACCCGGCTACGCGGTCGCGGCGATCACCGCCAAGACCGGCCTGGGGATGGACGGGCTCTCGGTCACGTTCATGAAGGTCGTGGACGGTAAGTTCGACCCGCGGAGCAGTTACGAGAGCGAGTGGGTCGGCGGGAAGGGCGGCGGCGGGCCAGTGACGATTCGCACAGATGGCCCACTTGTGATCGGACTGATCGGCAAGGCGCGGGCCGATACGGTCAGCGGGGTCGGCCTGCTGCTGTTCCAGGCCCCCAAGAAGAAGTGA
- a CDS encoding NupC/NupG family nucleoside CNT transporter, with protein sequence MNSPAPGTVTAATTPDTPEDTGPPEPSLPPTPRPVRLALVAGLVVVGALAHFGGVAAADRPAVAYRVQAGCGIVFFLGLAAVCSNSLQSVRLKTLLWGIGLQFALAVAVLHSEFVQHVLEGIGSGIKALITASDHGADFVFGTLAHVDGKAGFVFAFKALPPIIFVSSFFSVLYYLGVLQLLVRVMARAMMYLMGTSGAETLSVAANVFMGQTEAPLIVKPFVPKMTRSELLALMGSGMAHISGGMMAVYISYGADAVSILCTCVMACPCSLYLAKLIYPEASTPVTAGTAPVTVVTPYVNAIDAAAAGVKDGVWLAINVAAMLIAFIAFIALFDIVLGEIKPGLIRAGIAKEQLTWWPDALRLETIFGWVFAPVAFLMGVEPGECDKVGSLLGIKLAANEHVAYLKLKEWKETGSVVLSERSQRLAVYALTGFANFASVGIQLGGIGAIAPGRRADLAKLGMKALFVGFLATLINAAIAGMLMKG encoded by the coding sequence ATGAACTCGCCTGCGCCGGGCACCGTCACGGCCGCCACAACCCCCGATACGCCCGAGGACACCGGCCCGCCGGAACCCTCGCTGCCGCCAACGCCCCGACCCGTTCGTCTCGCCCTCGTTGCCGGCCTGGTGGTCGTCGGCGCGCTCGCCCACTTCGGGGGTGTGGCGGCCGCGGACCGGCCCGCGGTCGCGTACCGGGTGCAGGCCGGGTGCGGCATCGTGTTTTTCCTCGGCCTCGCCGCAGTCTGCTCGAACAGCCTCCAGTCGGTGCGGCTCAAGACGCTCCTGTGGGGCATCGGGCTCCAGTTCGCACTGGCCGTTGCGGTTCTGCACTCCGAGTTCGTCCAACACGTCCTCGAGGGTATCGGGTCCGGCATCAAGGCGCTGATTACCGCGTCGGATCACGGTGCCGACTTTGTGTTCGGTACGCTCGCCCACGTGGACGGGAAGGCCGGGTTCGTGTTCGCGTTCAAAGCGCTGCCGCCGATCATTTTCGTGTCGTCGTTCTTCAGTGTGCTGTACTACCTGGGCGTGTTGCAGCTCCTGGTGCGCGTTATGGCCCGCGCGATGATGTACCTCATGGGCACGAGCGGCGCGGAAACCCTGTCTGTCGCGGCCAACGTGTTCATGGGCCAGACCGAGGCCCCGCTCATCGTGAAACCGTTCGTTCCGAAAATGACCCGGTCCGAACTGCTCGCCCTCATGGGGAGCGGGATGGCGCACATCTCCGGCGGGATGATGGCCGTCTACATCAGCTACGGGGCCGATGCGGTGTCCATCCTCTGCACGTGCGTGATGGCGTGCCCGTGCAGCCTCTATCTCGCGAAGCTGATCTACCCGGAGGCGAGCACCCCGGTGACCGCCGGCACGGCGCCCGTGACCGTTGTGACGCCTTACGTCAACGCGATCGACGCCGCAGCGGCCGGGGTGAAGGACGGCGTGTGGCTGGCGATCAACGTGGCCGCGATGCTCATCGCGTTCATCGCCTTCATCGCCCTGTTCGACATCGTCCTGGGGGAGATCAAACCCGGGCTGATCCGGGCCGGAATCGCGAAAGAGCAACTCACATGGTGGCCGGACGCCTTGCGGCTGGAAACGATCTTCGGCTGGGTGTTCGCCCCGGTCGCCTTCCTGATGGGCGTCGAACCGGGCGAGTGCGATAAGGTCGGCAGCCTGCTCGGCATCAAGCTCGCCGCGAACGAACACGTCGCCTACCTGAAGCTGAAAGAGTGGAAGGAGACGGGCTCCGTGGTCCTATCGGAGCGGTCGCAGCGCCTGGCGGTGTACGCGCTGACGGGGTTCGCGAACTTCGCGTCGGTGGGGATCCAGCTCGGCGGGATCGGTGCGATCGCGCCGGGCCGCCGGGCGGACCTCGCCAAGCTCGGCATGAAGGCGCTGTTCGTCGGGTTCCTCGCTACGCTCATCAACGCCGCCATCGCCGGGATGCTGATGAAGGGGTGA